From one Streptomyces sp. SCSIO 30461 genomic stretch:
- a CDS encoding SCO4226 family nickel-binding protein has protein sequence MAEFMDVHHGMKGITSEQLQEAHRADLAIEGEERVHFKQAWADPKSGEVYCLSEAPSAEAVRRIHERAGHPADEIHPVPLTA, from the coding sequence ATGGCCGAGTTCATGGACGTTCACCACGGGATGAAGGGGATCACCAGCGAGCAGCTGCAGGAAGCGCATCGCGCGGACCTGGCCATCGAGGGCGAGGAGCGGGTGCACTTCAAGCAGGCCTGGGCAGACCCTAAGTCCGGCGAGGTCTACTGCCTGTCGGAGGCGCCGTCGGCGGAGGCGGTGCGGCGCATTCACGAGCGCGCCGGCCACCCGGCGGACGAGATCCACCCGGTGCCGCTGACGGCCTGA
- a CDS encoding DUF805 domain-containing protein, translating to MHWYLDVLKKYAVFSGRARRQEFWMFTLINVIVQLVLMGLDYGVLGLGILGPIYVLLTFLPSLGVTVRRLHDTGRSGWFVLLGIIPLVGPIIVLVFMAGEGKPEANEYGENPKLATA from the coding sequence ATGCACTGGTACCTCGACGTCCTCAAGAAGTACGCCGTGTTCAGCGGCCGCGCGCGCCGCCAGGAGTTCTGGATGTTCACGCTCATCAACGTGATCGTCCAGCTGGTGCTGATGGGCCTCGACTACGGAGTTCTCGGCCTCGGGATCCTCGGCCCGATCTACGTTCTCCTGACGTTCCTCCCCAGCCTCGGTGTGACCGTCCGCCGCCTCCACGACACCGGCCGTTCGGGCTGGTTCGTGCTCCTCGGCATCATCCCGCTGGTCGGCCCCATCATCGTGCTGGTCTTCATGGCCGGCGAGGGCAAGCCGGAGGCGAACGAGTACGGCGAGAACCCGAAGCTCGCGACCGCCTGA